The genomic DNA TCAGTGACGATCCGCACCCATGGCCTTGCCGGCATCCCGGGCACGCTCGATCCAATGACCCTGATCGGCACTGGTCGCGTCGGCTTGCTGACCGCGACCGGCAGCTATGACGTCGACCGCTACCCTTGGGCCTATGGCTTCTGGAAGCGCCAGCAGCAGGCCCATTGGATGGGCGAGGAAGTACCGCTTGGCGGTGATATCAAGGATTGGCATTCCGACCGGGTCAGCGATGCCGAACGCCAGTTGCTCACCCAGATCTTCCGCTTCTTCACCCAGTCGGATATCGAGGTTGGTGACAATTATCTGAAGCGCTATATCCCGCTGTTCCAGCCGCTGGAGATCCAGATGATGATGGCGGCGTTCTCGAACATGGAAACCGTGCATATCGATGCCTATGCCCTGCTGTTGAAGACGCTGGGCATGCCACAGGCTGAATTCGAGGCCTTCCGCAGCTATGGCGATATGCGCGCCAAGGCCGATTACATGCACAGTTTCGGCACGGGCACGGTTGCGGATGTGGCGCGGACGCTGGCGATGTTCGGTGCCTTCACCGAGGGCATGGCGCTGTTCGCCAGTTTCGCGATGCTGCTGAACTTTCCGCGCCACAACAAGATGAACGGCATGGGCCAGATCGTGAGCTGGTCGGTGCGCGATGAAAGCCTGCATTGCGCCGGCATCATCCGCCTGTTTCATGAATGGCATCGCGAGACCGGCGCCGTGACCGCATCGGTCCGCGATGACATCATCGATCTGGCCCGCACCATGGTGTCGCTGGAAGACCGGTTCATCGATCTGGCCTTCGAACTGGGGCCGGTGCACGGTATGACGCCGGCCGATATCAAGGCCTATATCCGCTATATCGCCGACTGGCGGCTGACCCAGCTTGGCCTGCGGCCGGTTCATGGCTGTTATTCCGACGTCGAGGATGGCGCACGACCGCTGGTGCCGCATCCGTTGCCCTGGCTGGTCGAAATTCTGAACGGCGTTGAGCACGCCAATTTCTTCGAGCAGCGCGCGACCGAATATTCCAAGGCCGCCAGCCGGGGCGACTGGGATGGCCCGGCCGGTGTCTGGGCGCAGTTCGACCGCAGACACCGCTCGGCAACCTGACGCTGAACGCGCCTGATCAGACGGCTTCAAGAATGGTCGCGATGCCCTGGCCGCCGCCGATGCACTGGGTGGCGAGGGCATAGCGGCCGCCGATGCGCTTCAGCAACTGCGCGGCCTTGCCGGTGATCCGGGCACCGGTGGCGCCCAGCGGATGGCCGATGGCGATGGCGCCACCGTCGATGTTCACGATCGCCTCCGGTATCTCAAGCTCCCGGATGCAGGCCAGCGCCTGACTGCCGAAGGCCTCGTTGATTTCGACCACGTCGATATCGGCGATGGTCAGGCCCGCGCGGGCAAGTGCCTTGCGCGTGGCCGGCACCGGCCCGATGCCCATGATTTCCCGCGGACAGCCGGCAATGGCGGTGGCGCGCACCCGCGCCAGGATCGACAGGTTGTGGCGGATGGCGAAGGCTTCCGACGTCACCAGCACGGCGGCGGCACCATCGGTGAGTGGCGATGCGGTGCCGGCGGTGACGGTGCCGTCGGGCCGGAAGGCGGGCTTCAATCCGGCCAGAGCCTCCAGCGTCGTCTGAGGCCTGAGGCAGCCATCGCTGTCGATGACCGCGCCATCAGGTGTGGTCACCGGCACGATTTCATCGGCCAGCCGACCATCGGCACGGGCGGCAGCCGCCTTCCGCTGCGAGGCGAGCGCCAGCTTCTCCTGATCGCTGCGCACCACATGATACTGCGTCGCGACATTCTCCGCCGTCTCACCCATGGTGATATGGGCATCGACAATGAGGTCGGCATCTGGCCGAGAGGGGCTGCGGAAGCGCGGATTGGGGTTGTGATTGAAGCCGCCCTGGGGCACGCGGCTCATCGATTCCACCCCGGCGCAGATGAAGGCCTCGCCGGCGCCGGTCGCGATCTGGCCATGGGCGATATGGACCGCCGACATCGACGATCCGCAGAACCGGTTCACGGTCATGCCGCCGATCGATTGAGGCAGGCCGGCCAGCAGCAGGGCGACACGGGCGACGTTGTCGCCCTGTTCAGCCTCGGGATAGGCGCAGCC from Tistrella bauzanensis includes the following:
- a CDS encoding ribonucleotide-diphosphate reductase subunit beta; the encoded protein is MSVTIRTHGLAGIPGTLDPMTLIGTGRVGLLTATGSYDVDRYPWAYGFWKRQQQAHWMGEEVPLGGDIKDWHSDRVSDAERQLLTQIFRFFTQSDIEVGDNYLKRYIPLFQPLEIQMMMAAFSNMETVHIDAYALLLKTLGMPQAEFEAFRSYGDMRAKADYMHSFGTGTVADVARTLAMFGAFTEGMALFASFAMLLNFPRHNKMNGMGQIVSWSVRDESLHCAGIIRLFHEWHRETGAVTASVRDDIIDLARTMVSLEDRFIDLAFELGPVHGMTPADIKAYIRYIADWRLTQLGLRPVHGCYSDVEDGARPLVPHPLPWLVEILNGVEHANFFEQRATEYSKAASRGDWDGPAGVWAQFDRRHRSAT
- a CDS encoding thiolase family protein yields the protein MTSTVIAGYVRTPFHFARKGALAGVRPDDLAATTIRALVERAELDPALIEDVIMGCAYPEAEQGDNVARVALLLAGLPQSIGGMTVNRFCGSSMSAVHIAHGQIATGAGEAFICAGVESMSRVPQGGFNHNPNPRFRSPSRPDADLIVDAHITMGETAENVATQYHVVRSDQEKLALASQRKAAAARADGRLADEIVPVTTPDGAVIDSDGCLRPQTTLEALAGLKPAFRPDGTVTAGTASPLTDGAAAVLVTSEAFAIRHNLSILARVRATAIAGCPREIMGIGPVPATRKALARAGLTIADIDVVEINEAFGSQALACIRELEIPEAIVNIDGGAIAIGHPLGATGARITGKAAQLLKRIGGRYALATQCIGGGQGIATILEAV